The following proteins are co-located in the Rhodobium gokarnense genome:
- a CDS encoding PD-(D/E)XK nuclease family protein codes for MKLDHSDVAQLADRPLPRFDAGPLIDFTSFERGAVINGLGPLAMLARAHGCPFDKTAAMTFFGVRDASHSFYAPRLDWGFRPTEPQATDGLAHLLMAGDASLRARRIAAFLRALGTPSIPSVDVLEQAEARAEVDRIDLEILIPTADPRKRRPIIIEAKFGHHLTTGQLSRYLKARRNSRYDYANGDFVLLAENDRAAKRLKGRQVTKWRLVTWQTLWLRFERARPEEDNPDLSAFLSFLWNRVGRN; via the coding sequence TTGAAGCTCGACCATTCGGATGTGGCGCAACTGGCAGACCGGCCGTTGCCGCGCTTTGACGCCGGCCCGTTGATAGATTTCACGAGCTTTGAGCGGGGAGCGGTGATCAACGGCCTCGGACCGTTGGCAATGCTGGCACGCGCGCATGGTTGCCCGTTCGATAAGACCGCGGCAATGACCTTCTTCGGTGTTCGCGATGCCTCCCATAGCTTCTATGCACCTAGGCTCGATTGGGGCTTCCGGCCGACCGAACCGCAGGCGACGGATGGCCTTGCCCATCTTCTGATGGCGGGTGACGCCTCCTTGCGCGCAAGACGGATCGCGGCATTTCTTCGAGCCCTTGGTACACCCAGCATTCCGTCTGTCGACGTTTTGGAACAAGCCGAAGCGCGCGCGGAAGTCGACCGGATCGATCTGGAGATCTTGATTCCGACGGCGGACCCCAGAAAGCGACGCCCGATCATTATCGAGGCGAAATTCGGACACCACCTGACGACGGGCCAACTCTCCCGATACCTGAAGGCGCGCCGAAATTCGCGCTATGACTACGCCAATGGCGATTTCGTCCTGTTGGCCGAAAACGACCGTGCCGCAAAGCGGCTTAAAGGCCGACAGGTCACCAAATGGCGCCTGGTCACCTGGCAAACGCTCTGGCTTCGCTTCGAGCGGGCGCGGCCGGAAGAAGATAATCCGGACCTCTCAGCTTTCCTGAGCTTTCTCTGGAACCGCGTGGGACGCAATTAG
- a CDS encoding zinc transporter ZntB yields the protein MTLVDDSPEAPPRFLDVVSFVFDGKGGAREIAADDFPEHAFAEGESGFAWLHLKREASATPALLAALDLDGYVTDALTAEETRPRCTVHGDGVLINLRGVNLHPSADPEDMISVRLWATERQVIGVSVRPLFAIGDLLAAISRGQAPVSAGDFVAKLALRLADRAEPAVADLTDAIDDLEDLSLDPEAFVSRQDLSAIRRAAILLRRYLVPQRDALSTLEIEDLPWLGERDRAHLREAADRVLRLGEELDAIRDRAQVVHDQILDQRAESLNRRMLLLAIVTAIFLPLGLVTSLLGINVGGIPGADNPNAFAIVCALLAALGAGAYWWFRRTGMFR from the coding sequence ATGACCCTGGTCGACGACAGCCCCGAGGCCCCTCCCCGCTTCCTCGACGTCGTTTCCTTCGTCTTCGACGGCAAGGGCGGCGCGCGCGAAATCGCGGCCGACGATTTCCCGGAACACGCCTTCGCCGAGGGGGAAAGCGGCTTTGCCTGGCTGCACCTGAAGCGGGAGGCGAGCGCCACGCCCGCGCTCCTTGCCGCCCTCGACCTTGACGGCTACGTCACCGACGCGCTTACGGCGGAGGAAACCCGGCCGCGCTGCACCGTCCATGGCGACGGCGTCCTCATCAACCTGCGCGGCGTCAACCTGCACCCGTCTGCCGACCCGGAGGACATGATCTCGGTCCGGCTCTGGGCGACGGAGCGGCAGGTGATCGGCGTCTCGGTCCGCCCCCTGTTCGCCATCGGCGACCTCCTTGCCGCCATCTCGCGCGGCCAGGCGCCGGTCTCGGCCGGCGATTTCGTCGCCAAGCTGGCGCTCCGGCTCGCCGACCGGGCCGAGCCGGCCGTTGCCGACCTGACCGACGCTATCGACGACCTTGAGGACCTGTCGCTCGATCCGGAAGCGTTCGTGTCGCGCCAGGACCTTTCCGCGATCCGGCGCGCCGCGATCCTCCTCAGGCGCTATCTGGTGCCCCAGCGCGACGCGCTGTCGACCCTTGAGATCGAAGACCTTCCGTGGCTCGGCGAGCGGGACCGGGCACATTTGCGCGAGGCCGCCGACCGGGTCCTAAGGCTCGGCGAGGAGCTGGATGCGATCCGCGACCGGGCCCAGGTCGTCCACGACCAGATCCTCGACCAGCGGGCCGAAAGCCTCAATCGGCGCATGCTGCTTTTGGCCATCGTCACGGCGATCTTCCTGCCGCTCGGGCTCGTCACCAGCCTCCTCGGCATCAATGTCGGCGGCATCCCCGGCGCCGACAACCCGAACGCCTTCGCCATCGTCTGCGCGCTCCTCGCCGCCCTCGGCGCCGGCGCCTACTGGTGGTTCCGCAGGACGGGGATGTTCCGTTAG